Proteins encoded within one genomic window of Phototrophicus methaneseepsis:
- a CDS encoding sulfatase-like hydrolase/transferase has product MSDRPNILIFNPDQWRGDVMGHMGNPAAVTPHLDAFAEQDAVSFRHAFCQNPVCTPSRCSFMTGWYPHVRGHRTMFHMLHPDEPVLLKILKDNGYFVWWGGKNDLVPAQNGFDAYCDVKYKPQRPLAPNLHSIDTWRGAPDGDNYYSFFAGKLETGADDVYYDSDWAMVDGAVEQIKQAPADQPLCIYLPLSYPHPPYGVEDPWFSMIERDQLPPRIPAPDDWSPFPQILAGIAEGQHLQGWTEKRWDELRATYYGMCARVDAQFGKVISALKEANLYDDTAIFFFSDHGDFTGDYGLVEKTQNTFQDCLTNVPFLIKPPANVASKPRISDALVELVDFSATVFDLLSIDPGYDSFGRSLLPLIVGEQDEHRDAVFCEGGRIYGEEQAMEQQSAAFYDPAALYYPRVSIQGREDGTHSKAAMCRTSDYKYVRRLYEQDELYDLRYDPAEQHNLINDETYWDVLLSMQDRLLTWYQETTDVVPQKTDER; this is encoded by the coding sequence ATGTCAGATCGTCCAAATATTCTCATTTTTAACCCGGATCAGTGGCGCGGTGATGTGATGGGGCACATGGGGAATCCTGCTGCTGTCACCCCACATCTGGATGCCTTCGCCGAGCAGGACGCGGTGTCATTCCGGCATGCTTTTTGCCAGAACCCGGTTTGCACACCCAGCCGCTGCTCCTTCATGACAGGCTGGTATCCTCATGTGCGCGGCCACCGCACTATGTTCCATATGCTGCACCCAGATGAGCCTGTTTTGCTCAAAATCCTGAAGGACAACGGTTACTTCGTCTGGTGGGGCGGCAAAAATGATCTCGTCCCTGCTCAGAATGGCTTTGATGCGTACTGCGATGTGAAATACAAGCCACAGCGCCCGCTCGCCCCCAATCTACACAGCATAGATACATGGCGCGGTGCCCCAGATGGCGATAATTACTATTCTTTTTTCGCAGGTAAGCTAGAAACAGGCGCGGATGATGTCTATTACGATAGCGATTGGGCGATGGTTGATGGAGCCGTCGAACAAATTAAACAGGCGCCAGCCGATCAACCGCTTTGTATCTATTTGCCGCTGAGTTATCCGCACCCGCCTTATGGAGTGGAAGATCCCTGGTTCAGCATGATTGAGCGAGATCAATTACCCCCGCGAATCCCCGCACCAGATGATTGGTCGCCGTTCCCGCAAATTCTGGCAGGCATTGCCGAAGGTCAGCATTTGCAGGGCTGGACAGAAAAGCGCTGGGATGAACTGAGAGCGACTTATTATGGCATGTGTGCCCGCGTCGACGCCCAATTTGGCAAGGTCATTTCTGCTCTAAAAGAGGCCAACCTCTATGACGATACCGCGATTTTCTTCTTCTCCGATCACGGTGACTTTACGGGGGATTATGGCTTAGTAGAAAAGACACAGAATACATTCCAGGACTGTCTGACGAATGTGCCCTTCTTAATTAAGCCCCCTGCCAATGTAGCCAGTAAACCACGTATCAGCGACGCCCTGGTTGAACTTGTCGATTTTTCCGCAACGGTGTTCGACTTACTAAGCATAGACCCCGGTTACGATTCGTTTGGCCGTTCGCTGCTGCCACTCATCGTTGGGGAACAAGATGAACACCGGGACGCTGTCTTCTGCGAAGGTGGGCGCATCTATGGCGAAGAACAGGCGATGGAACAGCAAAGCGCCGCATTTTATGATCCAGCTGCGCTATATTATCCTCGTGTGAGCATCCAGGGGCGCGAAGATGGTACACACTCTAAGGCTGCTATGTGCCGCACATCAGACTATAAATATGTGCGCCGACTGTATGAACAAGATGAACTGTACGATTTACGCTATGATCCAGCCGAACAACACAATCTCATCAATGATGAGACATACTGGGATGTGCTCCTATCCATGCAAGATCGGTTACTCACGTGGTACCAGGAAACGACGGATGTGGTCCCCCAAAAGACCGATGAACGCTAG
- a CDS encoding sulfatase, whose product MRLLYIDIDSLRPDHMGCYGYHRNTTPHIDQLAKESTRFTNIYISDAPCLPSRTALWSGRTGFHTGVVNHGGVASQPYIEGRNRGHQDVFSRTGWMQALAKTGMKTVTISPFGQRHAAWHWYASFNEIYNTGKNGGERADEIAPVALDWLERNGQDENWFLHINLWDPHTPFRSPEDFGEPFADDPLPEWFTEEMWQRCWNGFGAHSAQEPNGLTGEEGFPTLPRHLNSIDSMDAVRKWVDNYDTGILYADLWVGRIIDKLRDLGIYEDTIIVIGADHGENIGELNIWGDHQTADEITCKVPLLIRWPGISETERVDNALHYHFDWAATAIELLGGTVPDNWDGQSFAEAFRTGEESGRDYVVTSQGTWSCQRGVRFDYQGDDYICLRTYHDGYKDLDEVMLYNLTQDPHEETNLVDELPHVADKAMSLLAEWQQNQMFTSKYDVDPLMTVMREGGPFYTRGRLPQYIERLKATGRAAAAEKLAKRHPDEL is encoded by the coding sequence ATGCGTCTACTTTATATTGATATTGACAGCCTGCGGCCCGACCATATGGGTTGCTATGGCTATCATCGCAACACGACCCCTCATATTGATCAACTGGCTAAAGAAAGCACACGCTTTACCAACATCTATATTTCTGACGCGCCCTGTCTGCCCTCGCGCACAGCCCTTTGGAGTGGGCGTACAGGCTTCCATACTGGCGTCGTGAACCATGGCGGCGTCGCGTCCCAGCCTTATATTGAGGGGCGCAATCGCGGGCACCAGGATGTCTTCAGCCGCACAGGTTGGATGCAGGCCCTCGCCAAAACAGGCATGAAAACAGTCACCATCAGCCCATTTGGGCAGCGACACGCGGCATGGCACTGGTACGCTAGCTTTAACGAAATTTACAACACGGGCAAAAATGGCGGTGAACGCGCGGACGAAATCGCCCCTGTCGCGCTCGATTGGCTGGAGCGCAACGGACAGGACGAAAACTGGTTCCTGCACATCAACTTGTGGGACCCACACACACCTTTCCGGTCACCGGAAGATTTTGGCGAGCCCTTCGCGGATGATCCGCTGCCGGAGTGGTTCACAGAAGAGATGTGGCAGCGCTGCTGGAACGGCTTCGGCGCTCACAGCGCCCAGGAGCCTAACGGCCTCACAGGTGAGGAAGGCTTCCCGACCTTACCACGCCACCTCAACAGCATTGATTCGATGGATGCTGTGCGTAAATGGGTCGATAACTACGATACGGGCATCCTCTATGCAGATCTGTGGGTCGGCCGTATTATCGATAAACTCAGAGATTTAGGCATCTATGAAGACACCATCATCGTCATCGGGGCTGATCATGGCGAGAATATCGGTGAACTGAACATCTGGGGCGATCATCAAACAGCCGATGAAATCACCTGTAAAGTGCCGCTCCTCATCCGCTGGCCGGGTATCAGCGAAACAGAGCGCGTCGATAACGCCCTGCACTATCACTTCGATTGGGCCGCTACAGCCATTGAACTGCTCGGCGGTACAGTCCCGGATAACTGGGATGGTCAATCCTTCGCGGAGGCGTTCCGCACAGGTGAAGAAAGCGGGCGCGATTACGTGGTGACCAGCCAGGGCACATGGTCCTGCCAGCGAGGGGTACGCTTTGATTACCAGGGCGATGATTACATCTGCCTGAGGACGTATCACGACGGCTATAAAGACCTCGATGAGGTCATGCTGTACAACCTGACCCAAGACCCGCACGAAGAAACCAATCTGGTGGATGAACTGCCACATGTGGCCGATAAGGCCATGAGCTTATTGGCAGAGTGGCAGCAAAATCAGATGTTCACCAGCAAGTATGATGTTGATCCGCTCATGACTGTCATGCGTGAAGGTGGGCCTTTTTATACACGCGGACGACTGCCGCAGTATATCGAACGCTTAAAGGCCACTGGTCGCGCTGCAGCGGCTGAGAAGTTAGCCAAACGGCACCCGGATGAACTGTAA
- a CDS encoding carbohydrate ABC transporter permease, with product MAALQSTAITPEEHTKRMALQAKRLREIVITLILTPIALIWIYPFLWMVSASFKTNNEIFRSGTSLIPDQFTFENFQRAWVEANISQYFLNTALIAIGSVMLVVMTTSMMGYALGRYSFPGKRIVIGIFIATVFLPKGYTIIPIFELISNLELDGSLLGVILAQSGGANVIFILLFMGYFSQLPKELEEAAIVDGAGFLRVFFQIMLPLSKPIIATVVIMQFIASWNDFLLPLVLTLARPELRTLSVGMYAFRGEYFTDWSGMAAAATIAIIPVILLFLVMQRYFIEGIAGAVKS from the coding sequence ATGGCAGCGCTACAAAGCACAGCAATCACCCCGGAAGAACATACCAAGCGTATGGCTTTGCAGGCGAAGCGACTGCGAGAGATCGTCATCACGCTCATCCTGACGCCGATTGCCCTCATCTGGATTTACCCTTTCCTGTGGATGGTGAGCGCGTCCTTTAAGACTAATAACGAAATTTTCCGCTCCGGCACCAGCCTGATTCCGGACCAGTTCACATTTGAGAACTTCCAACGAGCGTGGGTAGAAGCAAACATCAGCCAGTATTTCCTGAATACGGCCCTGATTGCTATTGGCTCGGTCATGTTGGTGGTGATGACCACATCCATGATGGGCTACGCACTGGGGCGGTACAGCTTCCCCGGTAAGCGCATCGTGATCGGCATCTTCATCGCAACGGTGTTTTTGCCCAAGGGCTATACCATCATCCCGATTTTTGAGTTAATCAGCAATCTGGAATTAGATGGTTCGCTGCTTGGCGTTATCCTCGCACAAAGTGGCGGTGCCAATGTGATTTTCATCTTGCTCTTTATGGGCTACTTCTCCCAATTGCCCAAAGAGCTTGAAGAAGCGGCTATTGTCGATGGGGCGGGCTTCCTACGCGTTTTCTTCCAAATCATGCTACCCTTGTCGAAGCCGATCATTGCGACAGTCGTCATTATGCAGTTCATCGCCAGTTGGAACGACTTTCTGCTACCCCTGGTCCTGACGTTGGCCCGTCCGGAGTTACGCACGCTTTCCGTGGGTATGTATGCCTTTAGAGGGGAATACTTCACAGATTGGAGTGGGATGGCAGCCGCCGCGACAATTGCAATTATCCCTGTGATTTTGCTCTTCCTGGTCATGCAGCGTTACTTTATCGAAGGCATTGCGGGTGCTGTTAAGAGCTAA
- a CDS encoding carbohydrate ABC transporter permease: protein MSIPIPSNVTSGSIITSDINKRTLRQRIMDNRWIYVFMLPSLILTAMFTLYPIIASAYYSFFQWSGFTSAPYYIGIANYQEVIGDAQFWNAFKNSFVFMLTSVPIKLTLALIIAIVLNDRALRLAPIFRTMFFVPVVTTTAIVGIVMTFILSPFNGPINLALMDLGLVNRPIDFLGDPKVSLFAVVGVEIWKWLGNPMIYWLAALQTIPETLYEAAEVDGANWWRKFFFITLPLIRPFAVVILLITAVGTLNVFALVQTMTQGGPFFASEVMEVYIYRTAFGAANSMTLPRIGYASAAAVFFGLAVMVIAILQFVAARWANREKAGIAAAETTREDI from the coding sequence ATGTCTATCCCGATTCCTTCTAATGTGACGTCGGGCAGTATCATAACTTCTGACATCAACAAACGCACCTTACGTCAGCGCATCATGGATAATCGCTGGATTTATGTATTCATGCTGCCATCCCTGATCCTGACGGCTATGTTCACGCTCTACCCTATCATCGCATCGGCATACTATTCGTTCTTCCAATGGTCCGGCTTTACCAGCGCGCCGTACTACATCGGCATTGCCAACTATCAGGAAGTGATCGGCGATGCGCAATTCTGGAATGCGTTTAAGAATTCCTTCGTCTTTATGCTGACGAGCGTGCCGATTAAGCTCACGCTGGCACTGATTATCGCCATTGTTTTGAATGATCGCGCATTGCGGCTGGCACCCATTTTCAGGACGATGTTCTTCGTCCCTGTCGTGACGACGACGGCTATTGTGGGTATCGTCATGACGTTCATCCTAAGCCCGTTTAACGGGCCAATTAACCTGGCATTGATGGACCTGGGGCTCGTCAATAGGCCGATTGACTTCCTGGGTGATCCAAAAGTATCGCTCTTTGCTGTCGTCGGCGTCGAAATCTGGAAGTGGCTTGGCAACCCGATGATCTACTGGCTGGCTGCCTTGCAGACGATCCCAGAGACGCTTTACGAAGCAGCGGAAGTCGATGGGGCCAACTGGTGGCGTAAGTTCTTCTTCATCACGTTGCCATTAATCCGGCCCTTTGCGGTCGTCATTCTGCTGATTACGGCTGTCGGCACGTTGAATGTGTTCGCGCTGGTCCAGACGATGACCCAGGGTGGGCCATTCTTCGCCAGTGAAGTGATGGAAGTGTACATCTATCGCACAGCCTTCGGCGCAGCAAACAGCATGACGCTACCACGCATTGGTTATGCCTCTGCGGCGGCGGTCTTCTTTGGGCTGGCTGTGATGGTCATTGCTATCCTGCAGTTCGTCGCCGCCCGGTGGGCGAACCGTGAGAAGGCAGGTATCGCAGCGGCAGAAACCACGAGGGAGGATATCTAA